The nucleotide sequence CTTAACAGGGAATATTTCTGTAACGTTTGTATTAGCATTAATTACAATGTTAATGATAAACTTAAATGGTAATAAAGGATATTGGGGGCACATGTTATGGATGCCAGGAGTTCCAGTTCCTGTAAAAATATTATTAGCACCAATCGAATTAGTAGGGGTTGTTGCTAAACCGTTTGCCTTAATGATACGTTTGTTTGCAAACATTACAGCAGGACATATCGTAGTTTTAAGTTTGATCGGAATTATCTTTATATTTCAAAGTGTTGGAGGGTCATTAATGGCAGTTCCTTTAGCTTTGTTTATTTCGGTATTAGAAATATTGGTAGCTTTCTTACAAGCATTTGTGTTCACCATGTTAGCGGCTCTATTTATTGGGACGTCAACAGCAGAAGCACATCATTAACAAGTAATTATTAACCAAAACAAAACATAAATTATGAGTGGAATGGGAGTTTTAGGAGCAGGTCTTGCAGTATTAGGAGTAGGACTTGGTATTGGTAGAATCGGTGGATCAGCAATGGAAGGTATTGCTAGACAGCCAGAAGCTGCTGACAAAATTCAAACAGCAATGATTGTTGCTGCGGCTCTTATCGAGGGTGCTGGATTATTCGCAATTGCGTCTACTTTCTGGGCTTAAGATTCAAGAATCTAAACCATCACAATTAGCGGTTGGCTGATTGTGATGGTTTTTAATTATGTTTGATTAAATTAGAATTATAACAAAATAATATATATGTTAGGATTAGTTACACCAGGATTCGGATTAACAATATGGATGTTGATCACTTTTGGAATTTTGATGGTATTATTGAAGAAGTTTGCTTGGAAACCAATTTTAGGAGCAATCAACGAAAGAGAAACTAAAATTGAAGGAGCTTTAGCTGCTGCTGAAAAAGCAAAAGAGGAGATGGCAGAACTGAATGCTAAAAACGACGAAATGAGAAAGGTTGCTTTAGCAGAAAGAGATGCTTTAATGAAAGAGGCTAGAGAGATGAAAGCTCAAATTATTGCTGAAGCTAAAACTAAAGCAGGTTCAGAAGCAGAGTCTATGTTGACTACAGCTAGAGAAACAATTGCTCAAGAAAAAGCAGCAGCAGTTAGTGAAATAAAAGCACAAGTAGCTACTTTATCAATTGATATTGCAGAAAAATTAGTAAAAGAAAAATTGTCTTCTGATGATAAACAAAAAGCATTAGTAGATAATTTAGTTGAGGATGTAAACTTAAACTAATTATGGTGAACTCATTAGCAGGAAACAGATATGCTCAATCATTGATTGACTTGGCCAAAGAACAAAGCCAGTTAGATGCGGTATATAACGATATGTTATTAATTGGATCAACAATTAAAGAGAGTAAAGATTTATCTGTTTTATTAAATAGTCCAGTTGTAAAGACCGATAAAAAACATAGCGTTTTAGCAGCTGTGTTTGGAGCTAAGATAACTGAGCTGACTACAAAGTTTTTACAATTAATTTCGACAAGAAAAAGAGAAGCTTTATTGGAAGCAATTGCTTTTTCTTTTGTAAACTTATACAAAAAAGAAAAAAATATTGTTGTTGCAGAAGTAACTTCGGCAGTGAAGTTAGATGATGCGCAAAAACAAAACATCATCAACCTATTAAAGACTGATGCTACTATAGAAATGGTAGAGAAAATTGATCCATCAATTATTGGAGGTTTTATTGTAAGAGTTGATGATAGGCAAATCGACGCGAGTGTAGTAAGAGAAATTAGTAACTTAAGACAAGCGTTAAACTAATAATTGTGATGAAAGCACTATTTACTATAATACTAATGACTTTAACTTTTGGAGTGACTTTCGCTCAGAAGATAAAGGAAAAAAAAGGACAGATATATGTTGATGGTGTCGAGCTATTATTCGTTGAAAAAATTAAGTTAGCAGGGAATATAGATTTTGTTGTTAAAGATTTGAAGGAGAATGATTTAATAAACTTTGTAATGAAAGATTATTATGATCCCGACAAATTAGTAACCAAAACAGATCCAAGGACTAAAGTAAAAACTACGACAAGAGGAGCCACAGTTTCATATTATGAAATTTCTTTTGTAGGCTTAGAAGATTTTTGTGAGTCTGGTTATGTCTTCCCAACCAATAAAGGAGTTGCTAAGTTTGTGATTAAGAATAAGCTAGCAGATTCGAAAACTGGTGTTGTTGACTTAGAAAATGCTAAAGCTTTTATCGAGAGAATAGGGAAAGAAGAAACGCGTAGAAGAGAAGAAATTAGTGGCAACAAAGTAATTATAATAAATGAAAATTCAGCACCTTCAAATCAAGAAGGAGATGGAGTTACAATAAAAAAAGGAAACGTAAAAGTTAATATTGGAAATTAAATCAAAATAAAATGGCAGGAATAAACCCAGCAGAAGTTTCAGCAATTTTGAAAGAGCAACTTTCAGGATTAAAAACAGAAGCAGAATTAGAAGAAGTAGGTACCGTTTTACAAGTAGGAGATGGTATTGCTCGTATCTATGGACTTTCAAGTGTTCAATATGGTGAGTTGATTCAATTTGACAATGGATTACAAGGTATTGCATTAAATCTTGAAGAAGATAATGTAGGAGCTGTATTATTAGGATCTTCTAATAAAGTAAAAGAAGGAGATACTGTAAAAAGAACAAAAAGAATTGCTTCGGTAAAAGTTGGTGAAGGAATGTTAGGTCGTGTTGTTGACACAATGGGAAATCCTATTGATGGAAAAGGACCTATTACAGGAGAATTGTATGAAATGCCAATCGAGCGTAAAGCTCCAGGTGTAATTTACAGACAACCTGTAGATGAGCCTTTACAAACAGGAATTAAAGCGGTTGATGCCATGATTCCAATTGGAAGAGGACAAAGAGAGTTGATTATTGGAGATAGAGGTACAGGAAAAACAACTGTAGCAATCGATACAATCATCAACCAAAAAGAGTTTTACGATAGAGGAGAAACAGTTTATTGTATTTATGTAGCAGTTGGTCAAAAAGGATCTACAGTTGCAGGAATCGTTAAAAAATTAGAAGAAGCAGGAGCAATGGCTTATACAGTTGTTGTTGCGTCTAACGCATCTGATCCAGCTCCAATGCAGTTTTATGCACCATTTACAGGAGCAGCTATTGGAGAGTTCTTCAGAGATACAGGTAGACCAGCTTTAATTACTTATGATGATTTATCAAAGCAAGCTGTTGCTTACCGTGAGGTGTCATTATTATTAAGACGTCCTCCAGGTCGTGAGGCTTATCCAGGAGATGTATTCTTCTTACACTCAAGATTACTAGAGAGAGCTGCAAAAGTAAATGCATCTGATGAGATTGCTGCAAATATGAATGATTTACCAGAGTCTTTAAAAGGAATCGTAAAAGGTGGAGGTTCTTTAACAGCTTTACCTATTATTGAGACTCAAGCAGGTGACGTTTCTGCATATATTCCTACAAATGTAATTTCGATTACAGATGGTCAAATATTCTTAGAGGCTAACTTGTTTAACTCAGGTGTAAGACCAGCAATTAACGTAGGTATTTCTGTATCGCGTGTAGGTGGTTCTGCTCAGATTAAGTCAATGAAAAAAGTATCTGGTACATTGAAACTAGATCAAGCTCAATATAGAGAGTTAGAGGCATTTGCTAAATTTGGTTCAGATCTAGATGCTGCTACTAAATCAGTAATTGAGAAAGGAGCGCGTAACGTGGAAATCTTAAAACAAAATGAAGGGTCTCCATTACCAGTAGAAGAGCAAATCTCAATCATTTACTGTGGAACTAAAGGGTTAATCGGAAATGTTCCAGTGAAGAAAGTTAAAGAATTTGAAGAAGAATTCTTATCGTTCTTAAGAAACAAACATCAAGATGTTTTATCAACTTTAAAAGCTGGTAAATTGACTGATGAAGTGACAGACACTTTAGAAAAAGTAGCAAAAGATATTGCTTCTAAATATTAATTTAGACTTATAAAGATTCAAGATTAAAAGATTCAAGATGTATTCATTCATCTTGAATCTTGAGTCTTAAAATCTTAATTCTTACAGTACATGGCAAACTTAAAAGAAATAAGAAATAGAATTACTTCTGTAAACTCAACAATGCAGATTACATCTGCAATGAAAATGGTATCTGCTGCTAAATTAAAAAGAGCGCAAGATGCAATTACTCAGATGAGACCTTATGCAGAAAAATTACAAGAAATATTAAGTAACTTATCTTCTTCTTTGGATACATCAGAAAATGAGTATGCGCAGGAAAGAGAAGTAAAAGATGTTTTAATTATAGGAATTACATCAAATAGAGGTCTTTGTGGAGGGTTTAACAACAACATCACCAAAAAGATTAAAGCTTTAGCTGCTTCAGAATATAAAGATTGTAACTTATCTGTTTTACCAGTAGGTAAAAAAATGATGGACGCAATTAAATATACTGATTGGGTAAATAAAGATGCTGAGTTATACCAAAACCCAGAAGAAATTTGGAATGATTTGACATTCAAAAATGTAAGCGAAATGGCCGTAACAATTATGGATGCTTACAAAGCTGAACGTTACGATAAAATCGTTTTAGTTTATAACTCTTTTAAAAACGCTGCTGTACAAATTGTTAAAAATGAGCAATTCTTGCCAATTATTGCTCCTGAAGAAGATGAATCTTCAAATGCAGCTGATTATGTGTTTGATCCCTCTAAAAAGGAAATAGTGAGAGATTTAATACCTAACTCTTTAAAAATACAACTGTACAAAGCTTTATTAGATTCACACGCTTCTGAGCATGGAGCTAGAATGACAGCAATGCATCAAGCTACAGATAATGCTACAGAATTAAAGAAAGAGCTACAGTTAACTTATAATAAAGCTAGACAAGCTGCAATTACCAATGAAATACTTGAAATCGTAGGTGGAGCAGAAGCTTTAAATAATTAAGGAAAATTATAGTCCTATAAATAACATTGAAGGCTTAACCGTAAGGTTAGGCCTTTTTTATTGTATAATTTTACTTTTAATGGCCTTAGAGAGACTTCTAGATACTGGAACAATTGTGCCTGTAGCATCGAAATGAAGTTTGTATCCTTGAGCGTTTCCAGATACATTTTTTACACTAGTTAAATTTACCAAATAGCTTCGATGAACCTTTTCAAGTGAATCTAATGATGGTTTTATCTGGTTGAAAATATTAGCTAAACTAACACGTATTAGAAGCTTTTCGGCCTTCCTGTTTTCCGTATACACTATTTCACAGTAATTGGATTGAGAATTTATGTATAAAATGTGCTCTGGGTTGATTGAAAAGGTTTCGTTTTTACCCTCTCCAATAACAGTAATAAGCCTTGGAGTATCAGGTGTTAACTTTACTTTAATTGCTTTAGTATCGATTTTTTTGTTAATCTCCTCTGAAGATTGAATGTATTTTTTAAGCAATCGATTTTGGTTGTATAGTATAATCCCAAAGATTGGAAAAATACCAATTAGAATGGTCAGCCAAATTACGCGAAACAAAATTCCAAATTGAAATTCAACACCCAAGACCAATAACCCATATATGATGATAAAAAATGCAATCGAAAAAAGAATGAGAACATTGAGGGTTAGTTCTTTTTTTACAGACCACTTTTCTTCAATGCAAAAAGATGGGCTAACAATGGGTATAATAAAAAATAAGACTAACGGAACTAGGAAGCTAATAAAACCATATACAGCACATTGACTTAATGTAAAATCAACATCCACACCAATGATAGAACTAGGCTTAAAAAAGTATAAAAAGAAAGTAACAAATACGAAAATAGCCGCGTTAACTTTAACTATATGCAGGAAAGAGATGTTCCAATCCCTAGGATAAGGTTT is from Flavobacteriales bacterium and encodes:
- the atpE gene encoding ATP synthase F0 subunit C, which encodes MSGMGVLGAGLAVLGVGLGIGRIGGSAMEGIARQPEAADKIQTAMIVAAALIEGAGLFAIASTFWA
- the atpF gene encoding F0F1 ATP synthase subunit B: MLGLVTPGFGLTIWMLITFGILMVLLKKFAWKPILGAINERETKIEGALAAAEKAKEEMAELNAKNDEMRKVALAERDALMKEAREMKAQIIAEAKTKAGSEAESMLTTARETIAQEKAAAVSEIKAQVATLSIDIAEKLVKEKLSSDDKQKALVDNLVEDVNLN
- the atpH gene encoding ATP synthase F1 subunit delta, which translates into the protein MVNSLAGNRYAQSLIDLAKEQSQLDAVYNDMLLIGSTIKESKDLSVLLNSPVVKTDKKHSVLAAVFGAKITELTTKFLQLISTRKREALLEAIAFSFVNLYKKEKNIVVAEVTSAVKLDDAQKQNIINLLKTDATIEMVEKIDPSIIGGFIVRVDDRQIDASVVREISNLRQALN
- the atpA gene encoding F0F1 ATP synthase subunit alpha; its protein translation is MAGINPAEVSAILKEQLSGLKTEAELEEVGTVLQVGDGIARIYGLSSVQYGELIQFDNGLQGIALNLEEDNVGAVLLGSSNKVKEGDTVKRTKRIASVKVGEGMLGRVVDTMGNPIDGKGPITGELYEMPIERKAPGVIYRQPVDEPLQTGIKAVDAMIPIGRGQRELIIGDRGTGKTTVAIDTIINQKEFYDRGETVYCIYVAVGQKGSTVAGIVKKLEEAGAMAYTVVVASNASDPAPMQFYAPFTGAAIGEFFRDTGRPALITYDDLSKQAVAYREVSLLLRRPPGREAYPGDVFFLHSRLLERAAKVNASDEIAANMNDLPESLKGIVKGGGSLTALPIIETQAGDVSAYIPTNVISITDGQIFLEANLFNSGVRPAINVGISVSRVGGSAQIKSMKKVSGTLKLDQAQYRELEAFAKFGSDLDAATKSVIEKGARNVEILKQNEGSPLPVEEQISIIYCGTKGLIGNVPVKKVKEFEEEFLSFLRNKHQDVLSTLKAGKLTDEVTDTLEKVAKDIASKY
- the atpG gene encoding ATP synthase F1 subunit gamma, which produces MANLKEIRNRITSVNSTMQITSAMKMVSAAKLKRAQDAITQMRPYAEKLQEILSNLSSSLDTSENEYAQEREVKDVLIIGITSNRGLCGGFNNNITKKIKALAASEYKDCNLSVLPVGKKMMDAIKYTDWVNKDAELYQNPEEIWNDLTFKNVSEMAVTIMDAYKAERYDKIVLVYNSFKNAAVQIVKNEQFLPIIAPEEDESSNAADYVFDPSKKEIVRDLIPNSLKIQLYKALLDSHASEHGARMTAMHQATDNATELKKELQLTYNKARQAAITNEILEIVGGAEALNN
- a CDS encoding LytTR family transcriptional regulator yields the protein MLKEVLNKPYPRDWNISFLHIVKVNAAIFVFVTFFLYFFKPSSIIGVDVDFTLSQCAVYGFISFLVPLVLFFIIPIVSPSFCIEEKWSVKKELTLNVLILFSIAFFIIIYGLLVLGVEFQFGILFRVIWLTILIGIFPIFGIILYNQNRLLKKYIQSSEEINKKIDTKAIKVKLTPDTPRLITVIGEGKNETFSINPEHILYINSQSNYCEIVYTENRKAEKLLIRVSLANIFNQIKPSLDSLEKVHRSYLVNLTSVKNVSGNAQGYKLHFDATGTIVPVSRSLSKAIKSKIIQ